In the Solanum pennellii chromosome 5, SPENNV200 genome, one interval contains:
- the LOC107020441 gene encoding basic leucine zipper and W2 domain-containing protein 2-like has protein sequence MSSKEKPTLGGTRIKTRKRNIAAPLDPAAFADAVVQIYLDNAGDLELVAKNLESSDLNFSRYGDTFFEVVFIGGRTQPGTVKLDEGERHPYSVIECEPKREAILPSVIYVQKILRRRPFLIKNLENVMRKMLQSLELFEENERIKLSIFTALAFSQKLSGLPPETVLQPLLKDNLVAKGLVLSFITDFFKEYLIDNSIDDLISILKRGKMEDDLLEFFPSTKRTPEAVSEHFTKAGLLPLVEYNDKKIFEVRLKEMKSTLTTQLAEEVAISEVIETVKQHVKDAKLPDIEVVRILWDVLMDAIQWSGKNQQQNANSALRQVKKWAELLNTFCTTGKLELELMYKVQVQCYEDAKLMKLFPEIVRSLYDQDVLAEDTILHWFQKGTNLKGRQNFVKSLEPFVKWLEEAEEEE, from the exons CTCAAAGGAGAAACCCACTCTCGG TGGCACGCGGATTAAGACCCGCAAACGGAATATTGCAGCGCCTCTGGACCCTGCAGCATTTGCGGATGCAGTGGTCCAGATTTACCTGGATAATGCTGGTGATTTG GAACTTGTTGCTAAGAACCTTGAGTCTTCAGACCTCAACTTCTCAAGATACGGTGATACCTTTTTCGAG GTTGTCTTCATTGGAGGCCGTACACAACCTGGAACAGTCAAACTTGATGAAGGGGAGCGCCACCCTTACTCTGTGATTGAGTGTGAACCTAAACGTGAAGCCATTTTGCCATCTGTCATCTATGTGCAGAAGATATTAAGAAGGAGGCCGTTTCTTATAAAGAACCTTGAAAATGTCATGCGAAAAATGTTGCAGTCATTGGAGCTCTTTGAGGAAAATGAAAGGATTAAGCTCTCAATCTTTACAGCCCTTGCTTTTTCCCAGAAGCTGTCAGGCCTTCCCCCAGAGACTGTTCTCCAGCCATTACTCAAAGATAACCTTGTTGCCAAAGGGCTAGTTCTCTCTTTCATCACAGACTTTTTTAAGGAATATCTGATTGACAACAGTATTGATGATTTGATCTCAATCCTTAAGCGGGGTAAGATGGAGGATGATCTTCTCGAGTTCTTCCCCTCTACTAAGAGGACGCCTGAAGCTGTCTCTGAGCATTTCAC CAAAGCTGGCCTTTTACCTTTGGTGGAATATAATGATAAGAAGATATTTGAGGTGAGGCTCAAGGAAATGAAATCTACATTAACAACTCAGCTAGCAGAAGAAGTTGCTATCTCTGAAGTCATAGAAACTGTGAAGCAACATGTCAAAGATGCCAAATTACCAGATATAGAGGTTGTGCGGATTTTGTGGGATGTCTTGATGGATGCTATACAATGGTCAGGAAAGAACCAACAGCAAAATGCTAATTCTGCTCTTCGCCAG GTGAAAAAATGGGCAGAACTGCTGAATACTTTCTGCACCACTGGAAAGCTTGAATTGGAACTCATGTACAAAGTCCAAGTCCAGTGCTACGAGGATGCTAAACTGATGAAGCTGTTCCCTGAGATTGTGAGGTCTCTGTATGACCAAGATGTTCTGGCAGAAGATACCATTCTTCACTGGTTCCAGAAAGGAACAAACCTCAAGGGCAG GCAAAACTTTGTGAAGTCGCTGGAGCCCTTTGTGAAATGGCTGGAGGAGGCGGAGGAAGAAGAATGA